A single genomic interval of Ruminococcus sp. NK3A76 harbors:
- a CDS encoding serine hydrolase — protein sequence MRIRKLLCALLGAVMMTVCITPPGAEAYNFTPYVSNDDGETKPIKIYSEAVYMVNTDTGDVIVDINADEARVPASLTKIMTAVVCLEQFKDDPDQLKEKYVHGDNTAFDELYGTGASTADIQPFEDVCYYDLLCALMLPSSCEAANIIALNISDSIPHFCDLMNEEAQKLGMKNSHFSNAHGLFSKKNYSSCRDMAILTQYALDTFPVFGEIVSKPTYNLPPTDEHPDGTLIVNTNEMLDETSDYYYSPVKGVKTGTLDDAGRCLVSTASMNGKNYMLVTMGAPLYKEGTEEPEYYNLIDHKAIYQWAFYHLVETDFINVNSEITDVKVEFAEEGDSVNLKPADGFKRDWPDNIKLKDIKKDIELYENVVAPVYEGDKLGTLTLSYKGEKLASVDLIATSSVDRSKSDEKVRIAKSFFSSKEFRLCVGGIVFLFVAYTSMFIYKLQHKYVKRPADDEDDEDYE from the coding sequence ATGAGAATAAGAAAACTCCTCTGTGCCTTATTGGGTGCTGTGATGATGACTGTATGCATCACTCCGCCTGGTGCAGAGGCTTATAACTTTACTCCGTATGTATCCAATGACGACGGAGAAACAAAGCCTATCAAGATCTATTCTGAGGCAGTGTATATGGTAAACACTGATACCGGAGATGTGATAGTTGATATCAATGCAGATGAAGCAAGGGTGCCTGCATCGCTGACAAAGATAATGACGGCTGTTGTTTGTCTTGAACAGTTCAAGGACGACCCTGACCAGCTCAAAGAGAAATATGTTCACGGCGACAATACTGCATTTGACGAGCTGTACGGAACAGGCGCTTCTACAGCGGATATACAGCCGTTTGAAGATGTCTGCTATTATGATCTGCTCTGTGCGCTCATGCTGCCTTCTTCATGCGAGGCTGCAAATATAATCGCACTTAATATCAGCGACAGTATTCCGCATTTCTGTGATCTTATGAATGAAGAAGCCCAAAAGCTGGGAATGAAGAATTCACACTTTTCAAATGCACACGGGCTGTTTTCCAAAAAGAATTATTCCTCATGCAGGGATATGGCTATACTGACACAGTATGCGCTTGATACTTTTCCTGTGTTTGGTGAGATAGTTTCTAAGCCTACCTATAATCTCCCTCCGACAGACGAGCACCCTGACGGCACGCTTATCGTGAACACCAATGAGATGCTTGATGAAACATCTGATTACTATTACAGCCCTGTAAAGGGTGTAAAGACAGGAACACTTGACGATGCCGGAAGGTGCCTTGTTTCTACAGCATCAATGAACGGCAAAAACTATATGCTGGTCACTATGGGCGCACCTCTGTACAAAGAAGGCACAGAGGAACCGGAGTATTATAATCTTATTGACCATAAGGCTATATATCAATGGGCGTTCTATCATCTTGTTGAGACTGACTTTATCAATGTCAATTCTGAGATAACAGATGTCAAGGTGGAGTTTGCTGAGGAGGGTGACAGTGTCAACCTTAAGCCTGCTGACGGCTTCAAGCGTGACTGGCCTGACAATATCAAGCTCAAGGATATCAAAAAGGATATAGAGCTTTATGAGAATGTAGTTGCTCCTGTTTATGAGGGCGACAAGCTCGGAACACTTACACTTAGCTACAAAGGCGAAAAGCTGGCGTCAGTCGATCTGATAGCAACAAGCTCTGTTGACAGGTCAAAGAGTGATGAAAAAGTCAGAATAGCAAAGTCGTTTTTCAGCTCAAAGGAGTTCAGGCTTTGTGTTGGCGGTATTGTATTCTTGTTTGTGGCTTATACATCAATGTTTATATATAAGCTACAGCATAAATATGTTAAGCGTCCTGCAGATGATGAAGATGACGAAGATTATGAATAG
- the metF gene encoding methylenetetrahydrofolate reductase [NAD(P)H], with translation MKINELKKDTAIFSLEIFPPKKTSSIETIYATLDELSDVHPDFISVTFGAGGSVNNSTTVQIASDIKTKYGIESVAHLPCIYLTKSDAAKILEDLKANGIENILALRGDLNPDMPPVNEFEYASDLVKFINVYGGFNVIGACYPETHLEASSPAEDIKHLKYKVDCGCNELISQLFFDNNYFYSFLEKCDIAGINVPVEAGIMPVTNKRQIERMTKMCGASLPEKFKKILDRYEFNDDALRDAGIAYAIDQITDLIANGVDGIHLYTMNNPYVAKRIYEAVKNIIKA, from the coding sequence ATGAAGATAAATGAACTCAAAAAAGATACAGCTATTTTTTCACTTGAGATATTCCCGCCTAAGAAGACTTCGTCGATAGAAACGATATATGCGACACTTGATGAGCTTTCTGATGTTCACCCGGATTTTATATCTGTGACTTTTGGTGCAGGCGGCTCGGTGAATAACAGCACTACAGTGCAGATAGCATCTGATATAAAGACAAAGTACGGTATCGAGAGCGTGGCTCATCTGCCTTGTATTTATCTTACTAAGTCTGATGCTGCAAAGATACTTGAAGACCTTAAGGCAAACGGTATTGAGAATATTCTTGCACTCAGGGGTGACCTTAATCCTGATATGCCTCCTGTAAATGAGTTTGAATATGCGAGTGACCTTGTAAAGTTTATAAATGTTTACGGCGGCTTCAATGTTATAGGTGCGTGCTATCCTGAGACTCACCTTGAAGCATCTTCTCCTGCTGAGGATATCAAGCATCTGAAGTATAAGGTCGATTGTGGCTGCAATGAGCTTATATCGCAGCTTTTCTTTGATAATAACTATTTCTATTCATTCCTTGAAAAGTGTGATATCGCAGGGATAAATGTTCCTGTGGAGGCAGGTATAATGCCTGTTACCAATAAGAGACAGATCGAGCGCATGACAAAGATGTGCGGCGCTTCTCTGCCGGAAAAGTTCAAGAAGATTCTTGACAGATATGAATTCAACGATGATGCATTAAGAGATGCAGGCATTGCGTATGCGATAGATCAGATAACCGACCTCATTGCAAACGGCGTTGACGGAATACATCTTTACACGATGAACAACCCATATGTTGCAAAAAGGATATACGAAGCTGTTAAAAACATTATAAAGGCATGA
- a CDS encoding GGDEF domain-containing protein, which produces MKKRTIGVCFSGTGEEYQIKIINSLIEYASSLDIRLLFFACLDNKYGNRQHDDGEYSIFKLICYEKLDGIIILSETIKDPAVLSGIVREAKLRDVPVVCFDKEMSDAACNIVFDDCGAVESITEHLITVHGCRKINFLAGNAGQPVSDRRLESYKSALSKYGIPYEPERVADGGWWAGGAKKMTDRWLEDGMVFDAIVCANDNMAMAAADELFDHGLRVPEDVKVTGIDSLISAECFIPKITTARFKHSEGIASAIDQLRDIWAGKPVSNRIVFGNELVFADSCGCCSEGLIKSRINGRATDLAFKIDIINTFDKHMIRFSNNVTSAPTFEESLSMIASYCKRAWCREMWICVNKGFFDTIDINTEYSDEMELVMHKDVYTSTTCKDMFPTSELLPDLDNCIEDNKSILFIPLHIKNATIGYMAREFMSTVAVDQWYTFSMNLCSMFDVIRNQQHLRLANEQLENMYIHDSMTGVFNRRGFFKEMSRRFSGRQDTELMVVSADLDGLKEINDKFGHNEGDRAIEIIASALTYACGDRCVCARFGGDEFIAAGEYDIGLAEEFEQKFNLYISNQNSASKAPYEIAASIGIVSDRCTFDKIDKIISLADERMYMRKKERKQLTRQTPR; this is translated from the coding sequence ATGAAAAAGAGAACTATCGGCGTGTGTTTTTCCGGCACAGGCGAGGAATATCAGATCAAGATAATCAACTCTCTGATAGAGTATGCAAGCTCATTGGATATACGTCTGCTCTTTTTTGCCTGCCTTGATAATAAGTATGGCAACAGGCAGCATGACGACGGTGAGTACAGCATTTTCAAGCTCATTTGCTACGAAAAGCTCGACGGCATAATTATCCTTAGTGAGACTATTAAGGATCCTGCGGTACTTTCGGGTATCGTAAGAGAAGCTAAGCTGCGTGATGTCCCCGTAGTATGTTTTGACAAAGAGATGTCTGATGCTGCCTGCAATATCGTGTTTGATGACTGCGGTGCTGTTGAGAGTATTACTGAGCATCTTATAACTGTTCACGGCTGCAGGAAGATAAATTTCCTTGCTGGAAATGCCGGCCAGCCTGTTTCTGACAGAAGGCTTGAATCATACAAGAGTGCTTTGTCGAAATATGGCATACCGTATGAGCCTGAAAGAGTCGCTGACGGCGGCTGGTGGGCAGGCGGTGCCAAGAAAATGACCGACCGCTGGCTTGAAGACGGTATGGTATTTGATGCAATAGTATGTGCAAACGATAATATGGCAATGGCTGCGGCTGATGAATTGTTTGACCATGGGCTCAGAGTTCCTGAGGACGTTAAGGTGACGGGAATAGATTCTCTTATATCTGCTGAGTGCTTTATTCCAAAGATCACTACCGCTCGTTTCAAACACAGTGAGGGGATCGCTTCGGCTATAGATCAGTTAAGAGATATATGGGCCGGCAAGCCGGTCAGCAATAGGATCGTTTTTGGCAATGAGCTCGTATTTGCTGATTCATGCGGCTGCTGCTCTGAGGGGCTTATCAAGAGCCGGATAAACGGGCGTGCTACTGATCTTGCATTCAAGATAGATATTATAAATACATTTGATAAGCATATGATACGCTTTTCAAATAACGTGACTTCTGCGCCTACGTTTGAAGAATCGCTTTCGATGATAGCTTCATATTGCAAGCGTGCATGGTGCAGGGAAATGTGGATATGTGTCAACAAGGGCTTCTTTGATACCATTGATATAAATACTGAGTATTCAGATGAAATGGAGCTTGTGATGCATAAAGATGTGTATACATCGACAACTTGCAAGGATATGTTCCCGACATCGGAGCTTCTTCCTGATCTGGATAACTGCATTGAGGATAATAAGAGCATTCTCTTTATTCCGCTTCATATCAAGAATGCAACAATAGGATATATGGCAAGGGAATTCATGTCAACTGTGGCTGTCGATCAGTGGTACACGTTTTCTATGAATCTTTGCAGTATGTTTGATGTTATCAGAAATCAGCAGCATCTGCGTTTGGCTAACGAGCAGCTTGAGAATATGTATATACACGATTCTATGACAGGTGTATTCAACAGGCGAGGTTTCTTTAAAGAAATGAGCAGACGTTTCTCGGGCAGACAGGATACCGAGTTGATGGTCGTTTCTGCCGATCTTGACGGGCTTAAGGAGATAAATGATAAGTTTGGCCACAACGAGGGCGACAGGGCAATAGAGATAATCGCTTCTGCACTTACTTATGCCTGCGGAGACAGATGCGTATGCGCACGATTTGGCGGCGATGAATTCATTGCTGCCGGTGAATATGATATCGGGCTTGCAGAGGAATTCGAGCAGAAATTCAATCTCTATATCTCAAATCAGAACAGCGCATCAAAGGCGCCGTATGAGATAGCTGCAAGTATAGGTATCGTAAGCGACAGATGCACGTTTGACAAGATAGATAAGATAATCAGTCTTGCTGACGAACGAATGTATATGAGAAAAAAGGAAAGAAAGCAATTAACAAGGCAAACGCCAAGATAA
- the glmS gene encoding glutamine--fructose-6-phosphate transaminase (isomerizing) — protein sequence MCGIVGFSGKHQAAPVLLDGLEKLEYRGYDSAGIAVRDGEKEVVVVKAKGRLQVLKEKTDFGKAIKGSIGIGHTRWATHGEPSEINAHPHTSDDGNVTAVHNGIIENYQELKEKLIRKGYTFYSQTDTEVVTKLVDYYYKKYGMGPVDAIAKTMVRVRGSYALAIMFKDHPGEIWAARKDSPMIIGVADGESYVASDVPAILKYTRNVYYIGDLEIAKLSCGDVVFYNLDGDEVSKESTEITWDAESAEKGGYEHFMMKEIHEQPKAIADTINSVVKDGKIDLSDVGLSDEDIKSISQIYIVACGSAYHTGVASQYVIEDLAKIPVRVELASEFRYRKPLLDKNGLVIVVSQSGETADSKAALNLAKEMGIKTLGIVNVVGSFIAREADSCFYTLAGPEIAVATTKAYSCQLIAGYLLAVQFAKIRGTINDEQYKYFIDELKTIPNKITKILDDKERLQWFASKYANAKDVFFIGRGIDYAVSMEGSLKLKEISYIHSEAYAAGELKHGTISLIEDGTLVIGILTQSDLYEKTVSNMVECKSRGAYLCGLTFYGKYEIEDSCNFVTYVPRVDEHFAASLAVVPLQLIGYYVSVARGLDVDKPRNLAKSVTVE from the coding sequence ATGTGTGGTATAGTAGGCTTCAGTGGAAAGCATCAGGCTGCACCTGTGCTTCTTGACGGTCTTGAAAAGCTCGAATACAGAGGTTATGACTCGGCCGGTATAGCTGTCCGTGACGGTGAAAAAGAGGTCGTTGTTGTCAAGGCTAAGGGAAGGCTCCAGGTGCTTAAGGAGAAGACAGACTTTGGCAAGGCAATAAAAGGCTCTATAGGCATAGGTCATACAAGGTGGGCTACTCACGGCGAGCCCAGTGAGATAAACGCTCACCCTCATACAAGTGATGACGGCAATGTAACAGCTGTACATAACGGTATAATCGAGAATTATCAGGAGCTTAAGGAAAAGCTGATACGCAAGGGATATACATTCTATTCTCAGACTGACACTGAGGTAGTGACAAAGCTCGTTGATTACTACTACAAAAAGTACGGCATGGGTCCTGTTGATGCTATTGCAAAGACAATGGTAAGAGTAAGAGGTTCCTATGCACTTGCTATCATGTTCAAGGATCACCCCGGTGAGATATGGGCAGCCCGTAAGGACAGTCCTATGATAATCGGTGTTGCTGACGGCGAGAGCTATGTAGCATCTGATGTACCGGCTATACTTAAGTATACAAGAAATGTTTATTATATCGGCGATCTTGAAATAGCTAAGCTCTCCTGCGGCGATGTTGTTTTCTACAACCTCGACGGTGATGAAGTGTCAAAGGAATCAACTGAGATAACATGGGACGCTGAGAGCGCTGAAAAGGGCGGCTATGAGCATTTCATGATGAAGGAGATTCACGAGCAGCCTAAAGCTATAGCTGATACTATCAACTCTGTTGTAAAGGACGGAAAGATAGATCTTTCTGATGTTGGTCTTAGCGATGAGGATATTAAGAGCATCTCGCAGATATATATTGTTGCCTGCGGCTCAGCATATCATACCGGCGTTGCTTCGCAGTATGTAATTGAAGACCTTGCAAAGATTCCTGTAAGAGTCGAGCTTGCAAGTGAGTTCAGATACCGCAAGCCGCTGCTTGACAAGAATGGTCTTGTTATAGTAGTTTCTCAGTCCGGTGAGACAGCTGACAGTAAGGCAGCACTCAACCTTGCAAAGGAAATGGGTATAAAGACTCTTGGTATCGTTAATGTTGTCGGCAGCTTTATTGCCCGTGAGGCTGATTCATGCTTCTATACTCTTGCAGGCCCTGAGATAGCTGTTGCTACTACAAAGGCATACAGCTGTCAGCTTATTGCAGGATATCTTCTTGCAGTACAGTTTGCCAAGATCAGAGGCACTATCAATGATGAACAGTACAAGTATTTCATAGATGAGCTGAAGACTATTCCTAACAAGATAACTAAGATCCTTGATGATAAGGAGCGCCTGCAGTGGTTTGCATCTAAGTATGCAAATGCTAAGGACGTGTTCTTTATCGGCAGAGGTATCGACTATGCAGTTAGCATGGAGGGAAGCCTTAAGCTCAAGGAAATATCCTATATCCACTCGGAGGCATATGCTGCCGGCGAATTAAAGCATGGTACTATTTCGCTTATTGAAGACGGCACACTTGTTATCGGTATACTTACACAGTCTGATCTTTATGAAAAGACTGTCAGCAACATGGTAGAGTGCAAGAGCCGTGGTGCATATCTGTGCGGACTTACATTCTACGGCAAGTATGAGATAGAGGATAGCTGCAACTTTGTGACCTATGTTCCCAGAGTTGATGAGCATTTTGCTGCTTCTCTTGCTGTTGTTCCTCTGCAGCTTATAGGCTACTATGTTTCTGTTGCAAGAGGTCTTGATGTTGACAAGCCGAGAAACCTCGCAAAGAGCGTTACCGTTGAATAA
- the smpB gene encoding SsrA-binding protein SmpB: MAIDKKGTKQIADNKAARHNYFVLEQIECGIELVGTEVKSIRAGRVNLKDAWCSVDNGEMWVKGMHISPYEQGNIFNRDPMRVRKLLLHKREIMRLFGKVKQEGLTLIPMALYFKGSRVKVALGLCKGKNLHDKRQDMANKAAAREIDRAMKERNH; encoded by the coding sequence ATGGCAATAGACAAAAAAGGAACAAAGCAGATAGCCGATAACAAGGCGGCAAGGCACAATTACTTCGTGCTTGAGCAGATAGAATGCGGCATTGAGCTTGTCGGCACTGAGGTCAAGAGCATCCGTGCGGGCAGGGTCAATCTCAAAGATGCGTGGTGCTCGGTAGACAACGGCGAGATGTGGGTCAAGGGTATGCACATTTCTCCCTACGAGCAAGGCAATATATTCAACCGTGACCCTATGAGGGTCAGAAAGCTGCTTCTGCACAAGCGTGAGATAATGCGTCTTTTCGGCAAGGTAAAGCAGGAGGGGCTCACGCTGATACCTATGGCGCTCTACTTCAAGGGCAGCAGGGTCAAGGTCGCACTTGGTCTTTGCAAGGGCAAAAATCTTCACGACAAGCGGCAGGACATGGCAAACAAGGCTGCTGCGAGGGAGATTGACAGGGCGATGAAGGAGAGGAATCACTAA
- a CDS encoding pseudouridine synthase, whose amino-acid sequence MEPIRLQKIIAEAGVCSRRKAEELIQNGKVKVNGHPAKLGDKADPNRDVITVDGERLYISRKKSFRYIMLNKPRGYVTSMSDELDRRVVTDLLEGVGERVYPIGRLDRNSEGLLLFTNDGAFANDVMHPSRHISKTYRVTVRPDINDEQLVQLSEGVEIDGRKTAPCTVLVLEKQQGRVVLQMTIHEGRNRQIRKMCEAVGLEVARLKRTSVGPIKLGMLQPGDWRDLKPDELRAIRTAITKKGSK is encoded by the coding sequence ATGGAACCAATAAGACTTCAAAAGATAATAGCTGAGGCAGGTGTGTGCTCACGCCGCAAGGCAGAGGAACTGATACAAAACGGCAAGGTAAAGGTAAACGGCCACCCGGCAAAGCTTGGAGACAAGGCAGACCCAAACCGTGACGTAATCACTGTTGACGGCGAAAGGCTGTACATAAGCCGCAAAAAGAGCTTCCGCTACATAATGCTCAACAAGCCGAGAGGATATGTTACAAGCATGAGCGACGAGCTTGACAGGCGTGTTGTCACTGATCTGCTCGAAGGTGTCGGTGAGAGAGTTTACCCTATCGGAAGGCTTGACAGAAATTCTGAGGGGCTTTTGCTGTTTACGAATGACGGCGCATTTGCAAATGATGTTATGCACCCGTCAAGGCATATCTCAAAGACTTATCGTGTAACTGTACGTCCTGATATAAATGACGAACAGCTTGTTCAGCTTTCTGAGGGCGTTGAGATAGACGGCAGAAAGACTGCACCTTGTACTGTTTTAGTGCTTGAAAAGCAGCAGGGCAGAGTAGTACTTCAAATGACGATACACGAGGGAAGAAACAGGCAGATAAGAAAAATGTGCGAGGCTGTTGGTTTAGAGGTTGCAAGACTCAAGCGCACATCAGTGGGACCCATAAAGCTCGGTATGCTCCAACCCGGGGACTGGCGTGACCTTAAGCCTGATGAGCTCAGAGCAATAAGGACTGCCATTACCAAGAAAGGCAGCAAATAA
- a CDS encoding D-alanyl-D-alanine carboxypeptidase family protein, whose protein sequence is MKKLMCLFLAALICCFAFDADITASAESCDISAKGAVVIELKTGKVLYEKNSGEKLPMASTTKIMSALLTAESGGLDERFTVDSDAIKVEGSSMGLQEGDIVSKRILMYGMLLPSGNDAANAAAVAVSGSVQKFVQLMNDKAKQLGLRNTHFVTPSGLDDDTDEHYSTAYDMAILTRAALDNGVFREICGCQRAKLCYGAPPYDRWLVNTNKLLTSLDGVIGVKTGFTDKAGRCLVSACERNGATLICVTLNDRNDWADHKALYDLCFGKCESYSFGQEDINVNVVGASCEQVGCYSPDVKLSLPIGENDSVTSVIAVKPFVYAPVVQKQQVGTVRYYYNGRQIASSPVFTKLSVDSESSQSVGAAEYYFEKIKAFITR, encoded by the coding sequence ATGAAAAAGCTGATGTGCCTGTTTTTAGCGGCGTTGATCTGCTGCTTTGCATTTGATGCTGATATAACGGCAAGTGCTGAAAGCTGTGATATATCCGCTAAGGGCGCTGTTGTTATAGAGCTTAAGACCGGCAAGGTGTTATATGAAAAGAATTCCGGTGAAAAGCTGCCAATGGCGAGCACGACAAAGATAATGTCGGCGCTTCTTACTGCTGAGAGCGGTGGTCTTGATGAGAGGTTCACTGTTGACAGTGATGCTATAAAAGTCGAGGGCTCGTCAATGGGCTTGCAGGAGGGTGACATAGTATCAAAAAGGATACTTATGTATGGTATGCTCCTGCCAAGCGGTAATGATGCTGCTAATGCGGCTGCTGTAGCCGTATCGGGAAGTGTACAGAAATTTGTGCAGCTGATGAATGACAAAGCGAAGCAGTTAGGGCTCAGAAATACTCATTTTGTAACTCCTTCGGGGCTTGATGATGATACAGATGAGCATTATTCGACGGCGTATGACATGGCTATACTGACAAGAGCTGCACTTGATAACGGCGTTTTCAGGGAGATATGCGGCTGTCAGCGAGCAAAGCTGTGTTATGGTGCCCCACCCTATGACAGGTGGCTTGTTAACACAAACAAGCTGCTGACTTCTCTTGACGGAGTGATAGGTGTCAAGACAGGGTTTACTGACAAGGCCGGAAGATGTCTTGTTTCGGCCTGTGAAAGAAACGGTGCAACTCTTATCTGCGTAACTCTTAATGACCGTAACGACTGGGCAGACCATAAGGCGTTATATGACTTATGTTTTGGCAAATGCGAGAGCTATTCATTCGGGCAGGAAGATATAAATGTCAATGTTGTAGGAGCAAGCTGCGAGCAGGTGGGTTGCTACAGCCCTGATGTAAAGCTAAGTCTACCGATAGGTGAGAATGACAGTGTCACTTCGGTCATTGCTGTAAAGCCTTTTGTATATGCACCTGTTGTGCAGAAACAGCAGGTAGGCACAGTACGGTACTATTACAACGGAAGGCAGATAGCATCATCGCCGGTGTTTACAAAGCTCAGTGTCGATTCCGAGAGCAGCCAGTCGGTAGGTGCGGCAGAATACTATTTTGAAAAGATCAAAGCGTTTATAACAAGATAG
- a CDS encoding DUF3592 domain-containing protein produces MFFLIMGIISVLAGCFVVYARNDRIKNAKPREARLIAMEEKTVLRSGILRKMYRAEIVYKGDSFEQRAYHHEFVYYSDHIERFGLGEEFIVYVDPRISDIFYFPQEMKGKVSFGALAFLMIGAFFIFVGIIFASRGM; encoded by the coding sequence ATGTTTTTCTTGATAATGGGTATAATATCTGTGCTTGCCGGGTGTTTTGTCGTCTATGCAAGAAATGACAGGATAAAAAACGCCAAACCCCGTGAGGCAAGGCTTATTGCCATGGAGGAAAAGACTGTTCTCAGGTCTGGTATTTTAAGAAAGATGTACAGGGCAGAGATAGTATATAAAGGTGACAGTTTCGAGCAAAGGGCATATCATCACGAATTTGTATATTATTCCGACCATATCGAGAGATTTGGCCTTGGTGAGGAGTTTATAGTATATGTTGACCCGAGGATATCGGATATATTCTATTTTCCACAGGAAATGAAAGGCAAAGTCTCTTTTGGAGCACTTGCTTTTCTTATGATAGGCGCTTTCTTTATATTTGTTGGTATAATATTTGCATCAAGGGGTATGTGA
- the ytfJ gene encoding GerW family sporulation protein, with product MAENNLENLIKASMEKIHEMVDCQTVVGQPVTTADGTTIIPVSKVSVGFASGGSDLPTKNPKDQFGGGSGAGISITPVAFITICNGDVKLLQLTMEAAPSNSAINMVPEVIDKITEFIGKKKNGGESEE from the coding sequence ATGGCAGAGAACAATCTTGAAAACCTTATCAAAGCATCTATGGAAAAGATCCACGAAATGGTGGATTGTCAGACAGTTGTAGGCCAGCCTGTGACTACTGCTGACGGAACAACAATAATACCTGTATCAAAGGTATCTGTAGGTTTTGCATCGGGCGGCTCTGATCTGCCTACAAAGAACCCCAAGGATCAGTTCGGCGGCGGTTCCGGTGCAGGCATATCTATAACACCTGTTGCTTTTATCACTATCTGCAATGGTGATGTTAAGCTGCTCCAGCTTACAATGGAGGCTGCACCTTCCAACAGCGCTATCAATATGGTGCCTGAGGTAATTGACAAAATAACAGAATTCATCGGCAAGAAGAAAAACGGCGGTGAAAGCGAGGAGTAA
- the scpB gene encoding SMC-Scp complex subunit ScpB, with product MSEIDVSDELLRITEAIIFANGDPVTADRIARGAGVSTAEAHAAARKLQRSYAVRDGALEILTINGAYQIAVKTDYSEHIRKTLDEKKNTALSNAAMETLAIAAYNQPVTKSFIENIRGVDSSGVVNSLVEKELLEECGRLDLPGRPIAYKTTDNFLRCFKLSSLDDLPEIITPESLSEQQDEDSEEREE from the coding sequence ATGTCTGAGATAGATGTAAGCGATGAGCTTCTGAGGATAACCGAGGCGATAATATTTGCAAACGGTGATCCTGTGACGGCTGACCGCATTGCAAGAGGCGCCGGGGTATCAACTGCCGAAGCGCACGCTGCTGCAAGAAAGCTCCAGCGTTCATATGCTGTCAGAGACGGTGCGCTGGAGATACTGACTATAAACGGAGCATATCAGATAGCTGTTAAGACTGATTACAGCGAGCATATAAGAAAAACGCTTGATGAGAAAAAGAACACAGCGCTTTCAAATGCGGCAATGGAAACACTGGCGATAGCTGCGTACAACCAGCCGGTGACCAAATCGTTTATTGAGAATATAAGAGGTGTTGATTCCTCGGGTGTTGTCAATTCGCTGGTCGAGAAGGAGCTTTTGGAGGAATGCGGCAGGCTTGATCTTCCGGGAAGACCGATAGCTTACAAAACGACTGATAATTTCCTTCGCTGCTTCAAGCTGTCAAGCCTTGATGACCTGCCGGAGATAATTACACCTGAAAGCCTGAGTGAGCAGCAGGACGAAGACAGCGAGGAAAGGGAAGAATAA